The Streptobacillus ratti genome contains a region encoding:
- the murA gene encoding UDP-N-acetylglucosamine 1-carboxyvinyltransferase, whose translation MVEGFKIEGKRPLNGIIEVSGAKNAALPIIIATLIEKGEHILRNVPDLRDIRILFQLLEDFGMKVEKLDSNSYKIINDGFKRNEASYEIVKQMRASFLVMGPMVANLQESVVSLPGGCAIGSRPVDIHLKGFEALGAEITQIRGYIHVVAENLKGADIALTFPSVGATQNLLMAAVKISGTTRIINAAKEPEIVDLGNYLIKMGAKIEGLGTNTITIEGVEKLHAVEYSIMPDRIEAGTYVIASIVTDGDLKIKNANIEDLGVFKHQLEAMGVKFEKNGDILTVKGKVKDLKPTRIVTMPHPGFPTDMQAQMMLLLSLIKGHSEVEETVFENRFMHVPELNRMGADINIRHGIANVEGVENLYGTNVMASDLRAGAALVVAGLIADGDTILSRIYHIDRGYDKLEEKLNKVGAKIERIKLEV comes from the coding sequence TCTTCCAATAATAATAGCAACACTTATAGAAAAAGGGGAACATATATTAAGAAATGTACCTGATTTAAGAGATATTAGAATACTATTTCAACTACTAGAAGATTTTGGAATGAAAGTTGAAAAATTAGATAGTAATAGTTATAAAATAATTAATGATGGCTTTAAGAGAAATGAAGCAAGTTATGAAATAGTTAAACAAATGAGAGCTTCATTTTTAGTTATGGGGCCTATGGTTGCTAATTTACAAGAATCTGTAGTTTCTCTTCCAGGAGGTTGTGCTATAGGAAGTAGACCTGTTGATATACACTTAAAAGGATTTGAAGCATTAGGAGCAGAAATTACTCAAATAAGAGGATATATTCATGTTGTTGCTGAAAATCTTAAAGGAGCAGATATAGCTTTAACTTTCCCATCAGTTGGGGCAACACAAAATTTACTAATGGCAGCAGTTAAAATTTCAGGTACTACTAGAATAATTAATGCTGCAAAAGAACCAGAAATAGTAGATTTAGGAAATTATTTAATAAAAATGGGTGCAAAAATTGAAGGACTTGGAACTAACACTATAACTATTGAAGGTGTAGAGAAATTACATGCAGTTGAATATTCAATTATGCCTGATAGAATAGAAGCAGGAACATATGTTATTGCATCTATAGTTACAGATGGAGATCTTAAAATTAAAAATGCAAATATTGAAGATTTAGGTGTATTTAAACATCAACTTGAAGCTATGGGAGTTAAGTTTGAAAAAAATGGAGATATATTAACTGTTAAAGGGAAAGTTAAAGATTTAAAGCCTACTAGAATAGTTACTATGCCACATCCAGGTTTCCCAACAGATATGCAAGCTCAAATGATGTTATTGCTTTCATTAATTAAAGGACATAGTGAAGTAGAAGAAACTGTGTTTGAAAATAGATTTATGCATGTACCTGAATTAAATAGAATGGGTGCAGATATTAATATAAGACATGGGATAGCAAATGTTGAAGGTGTAGAAAACCTTTATGGAACTAATGTAATGGCATCTGATTTAAGGGCAGGAGCAGCATTAGTTGTAGCTGGTCTTATAGCAGATGGAGATACAATTTTAAGTAGAATTTATCACATAGATAGAGGATATGATAAATTAGAAGAAAAATTAAATAAAGTTGGAGCTAAGATAGAAAGAA